A stretch of the Poseidonibacter parvus genome encodes the following:
- a CDS encoding FAD-dependent oxidoreductase: MLNNYEEFDYVIVGAGIAGCSTAYFLSKYSKSVLLVDKNKEIAFGASGAAGAFLSPLLGKPNVFKDLITKSLKFSTSFYKEINSISFQNNGVCRIPKNEEDREKFKSYIPYMDFEYKALDDGYFFDIGSWINPSEVCNLLVENIKKKLNYSIDTIIKEDDVWFLNNEIKTKNLILCTGANTKLIEEKYFDIRAVWGQKIDVLSSTCVGFNYHKACSISKAVKTDKENLFKLSIGATHHRFNCNKDICNYCVEVANLNNDCSKCYTENIVNQDCQELIKLANNIVKLNDVKVVDVKIGARASSPDYFPMLGKLIDSKKSFEKFPHLKNGTHIKEKMLDKIENLYILNGVGGRGFVLSPYLANELVEHIINAKEIDESISTYRLFKRWAKKQKNN; this comes from the coding sequence ATGCTTAATAACTATGAAGAATTTGACTATGTTATAGTAGGAGCTGGAATTGCTGGATGTAGTACGGCATATTTTTTATCTAAGTATTCTAAATCTGTTTTATTAGTAGATAAAAATAAAGAAATAGCCTTTGGAGCAAGTGGAGCAGCTGGTGCTTTTTTATCTCCACTTTTAGGAAAACCAAATGTATTTAAAGATTTAATAACAAAATCTTTAAAGTTTTCAACTAGCTTTTATAAAGAAATAAATAGTATATCTTTTCAAAATAATGGGGTGTGTAGAATACCAAAAAATGAAGAAGATAGAGAAAAGTTTAAATCATATATTCCATATATGGATTTTGAATATAAAGCTTTAGATGATGGATATTTCTTTGATATTGGTTCTTGGATTAATCCTAGTGAAGTTTGTAATTTATTAGTTGAAAATATCAAGAAAAAGCTAAATTATAGTATTGATACAATTATAAAAGAAGATGATGTTTGGTTTTTAAACAATGAAATAAAAACAAAAAATCTTATACTTTGTACAGGTGCTAATACAAAATTAATAGAAGAAAAATATTTTGATATTAGAGCAGTTTGGGGTCAAAAAATTGATGTTTTATCAAGTACTTGTGTAGGTTTTAACTACCATAAAGCATGTTCTATATCTAAAGCTGTTAAAACAGATAAAGAAAACCTTTTCAAGTTATCAATAGGTGCAACACATCATAGGTTTAATTGCAATAAAGATATTTGTAATTATTGTGTTGAAGTTGCAAACCTTAACAATGATTGTTCTAAGTGTTATACAGAAAATATAGTAAATCAAGATTGCCAAGAATTAATAAAACTAGCTAATAATATTGTAAAACTTAATGATGTAAAAGTTGTTGATGTTAAAATAGGTGCTAGAGCTTCAAGTCCTGATTATTTTCCAATGTTAGGGAAATTGATTGATTCAAAAAAGAGTTTTGAAAAGTTCCCACATTTAAAAAATGGAACGCATATAAAAGAAAAAATGCTTGATAAAATTGAAAACCTTTATATTTTAAATGGTGTAGGTGGTAGAGGTTTTGTATTATCACCATATTTAGCAAATGAATTAGTGGAGCACATAATAAATGCTAAAGAAATTGATGAATCAATCTCAACTTATCGTTTATTTAAAAGATGGGCTAAAAAACAAAAAAATAATTAA
- a CDS encoding NADP-dependent isocitrate dehydrogenase → MSKIIYTKVDEAPALATYSFLPMIKAFTKSSGIEMLTKDISLAGRILANFPENLKEDQKIADHLAELGELTQDPTVNIIKLPNVSASVPQLKACIAELQEKGYDVPNYDASPEITARYGKISGSAVNPVLREGNSDRRAPGAVKNYAKNNPHRMGKWTADSKTEVMHMNENDFYGAELSTTFDKADDLKISFVDANGSETVLKASTPVEAGEIIDATCMSAKSLQEFYQTAINRAKEQDVLLSLHLKATMMKVSDPIMFGFAVKVYFKDLIAKHGELFDSLCVNFNNGLGDLYSKLDQVDADKKAEIEADIAAVYAKQPRLAMVNSEKGITNLHVPSDVIIDASMPAMLKGGGKMWNADDKEEDTVAVIPDRCYAQSFQAVIDDCKANGTLDVTTIGTVPNVGLMAKKAEEYGSHDKTFQAAAAGKIVVTNTAGETVFSFDTEEGDIFRMCQAKDAPIQDWVKLAVTRARLSNTPAIFWLDENRAHDREMIKKVNKYLPEHDTTGLDITIAAPVDATKTSLERMRKGLDTISVTGNVLRDYNTDLFPILELGTSAKMLSIVPLMKGGGLFETGAGGSAPKHVQQFAQEDYLRWDSLGEFMALAASFEHLANTQGNSKAQVLADTLDKATGTFLLNDKSPARKLGSIDNRGSHFYLAMYWAQELAAQTVDADLAAEFAPIAKAMTENEDKIVAELVAGHGKQIDMGGYYLPNDDLVSTAMRPSATLNSIIG, encoded by the coding sequence ATGTCAAAGATTATTTACACAAAAGTTGATGAAGCTCCTGCTTTAGCAACATACTCTTTCTTACCAATGATTAAAGCTTTTACTAAAAGCTCAGGTATTGAAATGCTTACAAAAGATATCTCATTAGCAGGAAGAATTCTTGCTAATTTTCCAGAGAACTTAAAAGAAGACCAAAAAATCGCTGACCACTTAGCAGAACTTGGTGAATTAACTCAAGATCCAACAGTTAATATTATTAAATTACCAAACGTTTCAGCTTCTGTTCCACAGTTAAAAGCTTGTATTGCAGAATTACAAGAAAAAGGTTACGATGTTCCTAATTATGATGCATCACCTGAAATCACAGCAAGATACGGGAAAATCTCTGGTTCAGCAGTTAATCCTGTATTAAGAGAAGGAAACTCAGACAGACGTGCTCCTGGAGCTGTTAAAAACTACGCTAAAAACAACCCTCATAGAATGGGTAAATGGACAGCTGATTCTAAAACTGAAGTTATGCATATGAATGAAAATGATTTCTATGGTGCTGAATTATCAACTACTTTTGATAAAGCTGATGATTTAAAAATCTCTTTTGTTGATGCAAATGGATCTGAAACTGTTTTAAAAGCTTCTACACCTGTTGAAGCTGGAGAAATTATTGATGCTACTTGTATGAGTGCTAAATCTTTACAAGAATTTTACCAAACTGCAATTAACAGAGCTAAAGAGCAAGATGTATTATTATCTTTACACTTAAAAGCTACAATGATGAAAGTTTCTGATCCAATTATGTTCGGATTTGCAGTTAAAGTATACTTCAAAGACTTAATTGCTAAACATGGAGAACTATTCGATTCTTTATGTGTTAACTTTAACAATGGTTTAGGAGATTTATACTCTAAATTAGACCAAGTTGATGCAGATAAAAAAGCAGAAATTGAAGCTGATATCGCAGCTGTTTATGCTAAACAACCAAGACTTGCAATGGTTAATTCTGAAAAAGGAATTACAAACTTACATGTTCCATCTGATGTTATTATTGATGCATCTATGCCTGCTATGCTTAAGGGTGGTGGTAAAATGTGGAATGCTGATGATAAAGAAGAAGATACAGTTGCAGTAATTCCTGATAGATGTTATGCACAATCTTTCCAAGCTGTTATTGATGATTGTAAAGCAAACGGTACATTAGATGTAACAACAATTGGTACTGTTCCAAATGTTGGGTTAATGGCTAAAAAAGCTGAAGAGTATGGTTCACATGATAAAACTTTCCAAGCAGCAGCTGCTGGAAAAATCGTAGTTACTAATACTGCTGGAGAAACTGTATTCTCTTTTGATACAGAAGAAGGTGATATTTTCAGAATGTGTCAAGCAAAAGATGCACCTATTCAAGACTGGGTTAAATTAGCAGTTACAAGAGCTAGATTATCAAACACTCCTGCAATTTTCTGGTTAGACGAAAATAGAGCTCATGATAGAGAAATGATTAAAAAAGTTAATAAATACTTACCAGAACATGATACTACTGGTTTAGATATTACAATTGCAGCACCTGTTGATGCTACAAAAACTTCATTAGAAAGAATGAGAAAAGGACTTGATACTATTTCTGTAACTGGAAATGTTTTAAGAGATTACAATACTGATTTATTCCCAATTTTAGAATTAGGAACATCTGCAAAAATGTTATCAATCGTTCCATTAATGAAAGGTGGAGGATTATTTGAAACTGGTGCTGGTGGATCTGCTCCTAAGCACGTTCAACAATTTGCACAAGAAGATTACTTAAGATGGGATTCATTAGGTGAATTCATGGCTTTAGCTGCATCTTTTGAGCACTTAGCAAATACACAAGGTAATTCAAAAGCACAAGTTTTAGCTGATACTTTAGATAAAGCAACTGGAACTTTCCTTTTAAATGACAAATCACCTGCTAGAAAATTAGGTTCAATTGATAATAGAGGTTCACACTTCTATTTAGCAATGTACTGGGCACAAGAATTAGCTGCACAAACTGTTGATGCTGATTTAGCTGCAGAGTTTGCACCAATTGCAAAAGCAATGACAGAAAACGAAGATAAAATTGTTGCTGAATTAGTAGCTGGTCATGGTAAACAAATTGACATGGGTGGATACTACTTACCAAATGATGATTTAGTTTCAACTGCAATGAGACCATCTGCAACTTTAAATTCAATTATTGGATAA
- a CDS encoding AsmA-like C-terminal domain-containing protein, which produces MLKAIKLFLGLLLVSIILISSVLFSGIKINSLSFGNVSLSQFYIKIDKKLIVDIEKISIKSKKSSVTSSYDDLKKNIELFPTILKIFQKIDIRKLEIDGNEFTIALNEEALYLDNKFVNISSKLEFNSSQVIFDIYSLYLKDVELMLSGKAKIDYYKEKLDLLGKYNYKDLNGDITLDMTKDLANFYLNSNEFESLSFLKKFFRLDSIAEAWMYDNVKGKLQLKEFYGSFDLEKNKIIEKSLSGNAVIKNAKIKFNKNAKQISTTQIDVSFKNDKLILDLIEPVYEKIKIDGSYVHIHNLTSERNGLVEVNIKASKAKLDNRILNILKNYNINLPLVQKTGFTNASVNLKIPYAAKKKMDTRGKFILGKSNIDLNGFLFSTNKATVILDNSKVKVVNADIKHKNMIQADLNFTIDTNTSSAKGNAYIKSFLIEDSGDKIVNITKVKTPLFFSYKNDVEIKLDAINTDIKIADLIYVDIKKLSSIYKYSKLLQDINIKNGVLALKIKDENDISFTSSISNLDFPLQRNNKKINSLQVKGLIKKDYVKVDTLDEKIKVEIKNKNIFISLIDTDIVIDTKSSSNKELPILNINAKNAKFKLDNDIYNIVSAKAKISPFLISFSASVKDLDIPIQKEGKKVSSLDIKGTYANNIASIETLDKKIKLKATGSKKLDIDLKNYDVLVNTKNEDESKIRDLNIEGENSTIIVNEKFKFLADKFSLRLRDNNKYFHLNHKKTDFTFKESKDKKIDIFASDISDTFINTIFDKKILSGNDMQFLANGTPESIKGKMILKDVKIEDLAILNNLLLFINTSPALINPLLAIPSVVGMATNGGFNLTGYKLIDGLLEFDYHQDKKILDINRVSTVGNGIDFDGKGKIDLNTEKIDSEINLIFLKDYSKVVGAIPIVNYVLLGKDNRVETKVNIFGALNNPKISTNLTKDAFSVPVNIAKRVLTSPVEFVNFLKALGKDTKEEKK; this is translated from the coding sequence ATGTTAAAGGCAATTAAACTTTTTTTAGGTCTTCTTTTAGTCTCTATAATATTAATATCTTCGGTGTTGTTTTCTGGCATAAAAATAAACTCTTTGTCTTTTGGGAATGTTTCTCTCTCGCAATTCTATATAAAAATAGATAAAAAGCTTATTGTAGACATAGAAAAAATAAGTATTAAATCAAAAAAATCTTCTGTTACAAGCTCTTATGATGATTTAAAAAAGAATATAGAACTTTTCCCTACAATCTTAAAAATATTTCAAAAAATTGATATTAGAAAATTAGAAATTGATGGAAATGAATTTACAATTGCATTAAATGAAGAAGCTTTATATTTAGATAATAAATTTGTTAATATCTCTTCAAAACTAGAGTTTAATTCAAGTCAAGTAATATTTGATATTTATTCTTTGTATTTAAAAGATGTTGAATTAATGTTAAGTGGAAAAGCTAAAATTGATTATTACAAAGAAAAACTTGATTTACTAGGAAAATACAATTATAAAGACCTTAACGGTGATATTACTTTAGATATGACTAAAGATTTAGCAAACTTTTATTTAAATAGTAATGAGTTTGAAAGCCTAAGTTTTTTAAAGAAATTTTTTAGACTTGATAGTATTGCAGAAGCATGGATGTATGATAATGTTAAAGGTAAATTACAATTAAAAGAGTTTTATGGAAGCTTTGATTTAGAAAAAAATAAGATTATTGAAAAGTCCTTATCTGGAAATGCTGTAATAAAGAATGCAAAAATCAAGTTTAATAAAAATGCTAAACAAATTTCTACAACGCAAATTGATGTTTCATTTAAAAATGATAAATTAATTTTAGATTTAATCGAACCTGTTTATGAAAAAATCAAAATTGATGGAAGCTATGTTCATATACATAACTTAACAAGTGAAAGAAATGGTCTTGTAGAAGTAAATATAAAAGCTAGTAAAGCTAAATTAGATAATAGAATATTAAATATATTAAAAAATTATAATATTAACTTACCTCTAGTTCAAAAAACTGGCTTTACAAATGCAAGTGTAAATTTGAAAATTCCTTACGCTGCAAAGAAAAAAATGGACACAAGAGGAAAATTTATTCTTGGAAAATCTAATATTGATTTAAATGGTTTTTTATTTAGTACAAATAAAGCTACTGTAATTTTAGATAATTCAAAAGTAAAAGTTGTAAATGCTGATATTAAACATAAAAATATGATTCAAGCTGATTTAAATTTCACTATTGATACGAATACTTCAAGTGCAAAAGGAAATGCTTATATCAAATCTTTTTTAATTGAAGATAGTGGTGATAAAATTGTAAATATTACAAAAGTAAAAACACCATTATTCTTTTCATATAAAAATGATGTAGAAATAAAACTAGATGCAATAAATACTGATATTAAAATAGCTGATTTGATATATGTTGATATTAAAAAACTTTCTTCTATTTACAAATACTCAAAGTTACTACAAGATATTAATATTAAAAATGGAGTTTTAGCTTTAAAAATAAAAGATGAAAATGATATTTCTTTTACTTCGTCAATATCAAATTTAGATTTTCCTCTGCAAAGAAATAATAAGAAAATTAATTCTTTGCAAGTAAAAGGTTTAATAAAAAAAGATTATGTAAAAGTTGATACTTTAGATGAAAAAATAAAAGTTGAAATAAAAAATAAAAATATTTTTATATCTTTAATTGATACAGATATTGTAATAGATACTAAAAGTTCTTCAAATAAAGAATTACCTATATTAAATATTAATGCTAAAAATGCAAAGTTTAAACTTGATAATGATATTTATAATATTGTAAGTGCAAAGGCAAAAATAAGTCCTTTTTTAATTAGCTTTAGTGCAAGTGTTAAGGATTTGGATATTCCTATACAAAAAGAAGGAAAGAAAGTTAGTTCTCTTGATATAAAAGGTACTTATGCTAATAATATTGCAAGTATTGAAACATTAGATAAGAAAATTAAACTAAAAGCAACAGGAAGTAAAAAGCTAGATATAGATCTTAAAAATTACGATGTTTTAGTAAATACTAAAAATGAAGATGAAAGTAAGATACGTGATTTAAATATAGAAGGTGAGAACTCTACAATTATTGTAAATGAAAAATTTAAATTCTTAGCAGATAAATTTTCACTAAGATTACGAGACAACAATAAATATTTCCATTTAAATCATAAAAAAACAGATTTTACCTTCAAAGAATCAAAAGACAAAAAAATAGACATATTTGCAAGTGATATAAGTGATACTTTTATAAATACTATTTTTGATAAAAAGATTTTAAGTGGTAATGATATGCAATTTTTAGCAAACGGAACACCTGAATCTATTAAAGGTAAAATGATTTTAAAAGATGTGAAAATTGAAGATTTAGCTATTTTAAATAATTTACTTTTATTTATCAACACTTCACCTGCATTGATAAATCCTCTTCTTGCTATTCCTTCTGTTGTAGGAATGGCAACTAATGGTGGTTTTAATTTAACAGGGTATAAACTAATTGATGGACTTTTAGAATTTGATTATCATCAAGATAAAAAGATTTTAGATATCAATAGAGTTTCAACTGTTGGAAATGGAATAGATTTTGATGGTAAGGGAAAAATAGATTTAAATACTGAAAAAATAGATTCAGAAATTAATTTAATTTTTCTAAAAGATTACTCAAAAGTAGTTGGTGCAATTCCTATTGTAAATTATGTTTTATTAGGAAAAGATAATAGAGTTGAAACAAAGGTAAACATCTTTGGGGCTTTAAATAATCCAAAAATATCTACAAACCTTACAAAAGATGCTTTTTCTGTTCCTGTAAATATTGCAAAAAGAGTTTTAACTTCACCTGTTGAGTTTGTAAACTTCTTAAAAGCTTTAGGAAAAGATACTAAAGAAGAAAAAAAATAA
- a CDS encoding heat shock protein transcriptional repressor HspR — protein METNSYIEPVFLISAVAEILDIHPQTLRQYEREGLITPSRTNGKIRLYSQKDIDHIKYVLTLTRTLGVNLAGVDMILQLNEKISLLEEEIHTYKTKIKNINNLAVVPDTKALVVQQTSFDIVIVEKKEED, from the coding sequence ATGGAAACAAATAGTTATATTGAACCAGTTTTTTTAATCTCAGCCGTTGCAGAGATTTTAGATATTCACCCTCAAACACTAAGACAATATGAAAGAGAAGGTTTAATAACTCCTTCTAGAACAAATGGTAAAATTAGACTTTATTCACAAAAAGATATAGATCATATAAAGTATGTACTAACACTAACTAGAACACTTGGAGTTAATTTAGCAGGTGTTGATATGATTTTACAGTTAAATGAGAAAATAAGCCTATTAGAAGAAGAAATACATACATATAAAACAAAAATTAAAAATATAAATAATTTAGCAGTCGTTCCAGATACAAAAGCACTTGTTGTGCAACAAACGTCTTTTGATATTGTTATTGTAGAGAAAAAAGAAGAAGATTAA
- the mltG gene encoding endolytic transglycosylase MltG has translation MSSTKVLFIPKGSTNNTVTYLNDKGFEMNIIDKIILRSIGFIQSGWIDLNENQLTKMDFLYKLTTSKAALKNITLIPGETSYIFLRQLAKEFNLSEQILEETYKKYAYKLDGNILADTYALPYGMNEDHMIFYLLSQSNKRYEEFSKKIFGLYDKKKWYHYLSLASVIQKEAASVEEMPIVSSVIHNRLTKGMKLQMDGTLNYGKYSHVRVSAQRIKEDTSSYNTYKNKGLPKNPVCAVSLNAIKAAIFPVKSDYYYFVKNNKTGLHKFSKSYKTHVNNIRANVGVKKSYTKVKEKETRVDKEAKTIMKTDVTKQKPRTIKSLWNNVK, from the coding sequence ATGAGTTCAACAAAAGTATTATTCATCCCTAAAGGAAGTACAAATAATACAGTAACTTACCTAAATGATAAGGGTTTTGAAATGAATATAATTGATAAAATTATATTAAGATCAATAGGATTTATTCAAAGTGGATGGATTGACTTAAATGAAAACCAACTTACAAAAATGGATTTTTTATATAAACTTACAACTTCAAAAGCAGCCTTAAAAAACATCACTTTAATTCCAGGTGAAACATCATATATATTTTTAAGACAATTAGCAAAAGAGTTTAACTTATCAGAACAAATACTTGAAGAAACTTATAAAAAATATGCTTATAAATTAGATGGTAATATCTTAGCAGATACTTATGCTTTACCTTATGGAATGAATGAAGATCATATGATCTTTTATTTATTGTCTCAAAGTAATAAAAGATATGAAGAGTTTTCAAAAAAGATATTTGGATTATATGATAAGAAAAAATGGTACCACTATCTTAGTTTAGCTTCTGTAATTCAAAAAGAAGCTGCAAGTGTTGAAGAAATGCCAATTGTTTCAAGTGTTATTCATAATAGACTTACAAAAGGAATGAAACTTCAAATGGATGGAACTTTAAATTATGGGAAATATTCTCATGTTAGAGTAAGTGCACAAAGAATTAAAGAAGACACTTCATCATATAATACTTACAAAAATAAAGGTTTACCTAAAAACCCTGTTTGTGCTGTTAGTTTAAATGCTATTAAAGCAGCAATTTTTCCTGTAAAAAGTGATTACTACTATTTTGTAAAAAACAATAAAACAGGCCTACATAAGTTTTCAAAGTCATATAAAACTCATGTTAATAATATCAGAGCTAATGTAGGTGTTAAAAAAAGTTACACTAAAGTTAAAGAAAAAGAAACTAGAGTTGATAAAGAAGCAAAAACCATTATGAAGACCGATGTAACGAAGCAGAAGCCAAGAACTATTAAATCACTTTGGAATAATGTAAAATAA
- a CDS encoding heavy-metal-associated domain-containing protein gives MKQILEVENVKCKGCANTLITSLKEEFGEIEVDLNVQPRKITLDLEDEKKEALKLKLRDLGYPLTTDELSGLQKAKTTAKSFVSCAIGKMNT, from the coding sequence ATGAAACAGATTTTAGAAGTTGAGAATGTAAAATGTAAGGGCTGTGCAAATACATTGATTACATCATTAAAAGAAGAATTTGGTGAGATTGAAGTTGACCTAAATGTTCAACCTCGAAAAATTACACTAGATTTAGAAGATGAGAAAAAAGAAGCTTTAAAACTTAAGCTAAGGGATTTAGGATATCCTTTAACAACAGATGAATTATCAGGTTTACAAAAAGCTAAAACAACTGCTAAAAGCTTTGTTTCTTGTGCAATTGGAAAAATGAATACTTAA
- a CDS encoding DnaJ C-terminal domain-containing protein produces MAKSLYETLEVNENASADEIKKAYRKLARKYHPDVNKDPKAEDKFKEINAAYEVLSDEQKKLQYDQHGDSMFGGQNFHDFAQGQGSNVDLDEMLRQMFGGGGGFGGGGFSQSGFGGFNEPDLDTSAQITIAFDVSILGGKQHISLNNDSFDIKIPEGIQDGQKIRAKGKGKAYQGQRGDLILKINVAPSPEYEREDDTLIKTFDIPLKTALFGGKIEIKTIHKTITLKVPKNTKQYQKFRVKELGVLNRKAGVKGDLYLKANIVLPKIDDLDEEFVKILEEKLPEN; encoded by the coding sequence ATGGCGAAAAGTTTATACGAAACACTAGAAGTAAATGAAAATGCATCAGCTGATGAAATAAAAAAAGCATATAGAAAATTAGCAAGAAAATATCATCCAGATGTGAATAAAGATCCAAAAGCAGAAGATAAATTTAAAGAAATAAATGCAGCTTATGAAGTATTAAGTGATGAGCAAAAAAAATTACAATATGACCAACATGGAGACTCTATGTTTGGTGGTCAAAACTTCCATGATTTTGCACAAGGACAAGGTTCAAATGTAGATTTAGATGAAATGCTAAGACAAATGTTCGGTGGTGGCGGAGGCTTTGGAGGTGGAGGTTTCTCTCAAAGTGGTTTTGGAGGCTTTAATGAACCAGATTTAGATACTAGTGCACAAATAACAATTGCATTTGATGTATCTATTTTAGGTGGAAAACAACATATTTCATTAAATAATGATTCATTTGATATAAAAATTCCAGAAGGGATTCAAGATGGTCAAAAAATACGTGCAAAAGGAAAAGGTAAAGCATATCAAGGACAAAGAGGTGACTTAATTTTAAAAATTAATGTTGCTCCTAGTCCTGAATATGAAAGAGAAGATGATACATTAATCAAAACTTTTGATATACCTCTAAAAACAGCACTATTTGGTGGAAAGATTGAAATAAAAACAATTCACAAAACAATAACATTAAAAGTTCCAAAAAACACTAAACAATATCAAAAATTTAGAGTTAAAGAACTTGGTGTTTTAAATAGAAAAGCAGGTGTTAAAGGTGATTTATATTTAAAAGCAAATATAGTATTACCAAAGATTGATGACTTAGATGAAGAGTTTGTAAAAATTCTTGAAGAGAAACTTCCTGAGAATTAA
- a CDS encoding ABC transporter permease, translating into MNKKLVNFIVKKYLRFDKKNPFISISAILAFIGVAVGVMVLILSMAIMNGTAKEFEKKLFTMNYPLTIYSKFDNAIDKSLLNQLQNKYPHLKFSPYISSQVIAQSGEDMSGGMIFGVIPQKEASINDIYKKALGNLELKKYDIITGAGISDKLYLNQGAKTTLYFTSLNPTGFSMIPKMKRFTFQNSFKSGLNAYDQAYMYTSIEALQTLLKKPKDTYDGIHIYSDDAFKDIEKLRVELKNTGAGVLGWWQQNGNFFAAMKMEKTALFIVLMLIILVASLNIISSLLMTVMSRRKEIALLLSMGASNKEIKSIFLRVGTIIGFSGILLGIALGFFGYWILDTFDIVSLPADVYGTAKLPLDLALSDFISIVIGASVIVVLSSYYPASKATKIDVIDVLRNE; encoded by the coding sequence TTGAATAAAAAATTAGTTAATTTTATTGTAAAAAAATATTTACGATTTGACAAGAAAAATCCTTTTATATCTATAAGTGCTATTTTAGCATTTATAGGTGTTGCTGTTGGTGTTATGGTTTTAATACTTTCAATGGCAATTATGAATGGTACTGCAAAAGAGTTTGAGAAAAAACTTTTTACTATGAATTACCCTCTTACAATTTATTCTAAATTTGATAATGCAATTGATAAATCTTTACTAAACCAATTACAAAATAAATATCCCCATTTAAAATTTTCTCCATATATTTCATCTCAAGTGATTGCACAAAGTGGTGAAGATATGAGTGGAGGAATGATTTTTGGAGTAATTCCACAAAAAGAAGCTTCTATAAATGATATTTATAAAAAAGCTTTGGGAAATTTAGAGTTAAAAAAATATGACATAATTACAGGTGCTGGGATTTCTGATAAGCTTTATTTAAATCAAGGTGCTAAAACAACATTATATTTTACATCACTTAATCCAACTGGATTTTCAATGATTCCAAAAATGAAAAGATTTACTTTTCAAAACTCATTTAAATCAGGTTTAAATGCTTATGACCAAGCTTATATGTATACTTCAATTGAAGCTTTGCAAACTCTATTAAAAAAGCCAAAAGATACTTATGATGGAATTCATATCTATTCTGATGATGCATTTAAAGATATTGAGAAACTAAGAGTTGAATTAAAAAATACAGGAGCTGGAGTTTTAGGATGGTGGCAACAAAATGGAAATTTCTTTGCTGCAATGAAAATGGAAAAAACAGCACTATTCATAGTTTTAATGTTAATTATTTTAGTGGCATCACTTAATATTATCTCTTCACTTTTAATGACAGTAATGAGTAGAAGAAAAGAAATTGCCCTACTTTTATCTATGGGTGCTTCAAACAAAGAGATAAAATCTATCTTTTTAAGAGTCGGAACTATTATTGGTTTTTCAGGAATATTACTAGGAATTGCTTTAGGCTTCTTTGGTTACTGGATTTTAGATACTTTTGATATTGTATCTTTACCTGCTGATGTTTATGGAACTGCTAAACTTCCACTTGATTTAGCTTTAAGTGATTTTATTTCTATTGTTATTGGAGCTTCTGTTATCGTAGTTTTATCATCGTATTATCCAGCATCAAAGGCCACTAAAATAGATGTAATTGATGTATTAAGAAACGAATAA